In Archangium violaceum, the following are encoded in one genomic region:
- a CDS encoding sterol desaturase family protein: protein MVGGASLKDGLVVALILALWPFQEWFIHNLVLHAAMREGSTSGRSTSRLARVHREHHRQPWRLDLVFIPASVYLYSPLTQGLLWFALFPRPLAVTALSVSFALSLFYEWIHFLMHTRYVPRSGFCRGLWRNHRLHHFRNENFWYGVSALSGDRLFGTAPDHRQTERSTLCKSLGSSAARLD, encoded by the coding sequence ATGGTTGGCGGAGCGTCACTGAAGGATGGGCTCGTGGTGGCCTTGATCCTTGCCCTCTGGCCATTCCAGGAATGGTTCATTCACAATCTCGTGCTCCACGCCGCCATGCGAGAGGGCTCCACGAGCGGGCGCTCGACGTCGCGCCTCGCCAGGGTTCATAGGGAGCATCACCGTCAACCCTGGAGGCTCGACCTCGTTTTCATTCCGGCCTCCGTGTACCTGTACTCGCCTCTCACGCAGGGACTCTTGTGGTTCGCACTCTTCCCGAGGCCTCTCGCCGTCACGGCCCTGAGCGTCAGCTTCGCGCTCTCCCTGTTCTACGAGTGGATCCACTTCCTGATGCACACGCGGTATGTCCCCCGGAGCGGCTTCTGCCGGGGTCTCTGGCGCAACCACCGCCTCCATCACTTCAGGAACGAGAACTTCTGGTACGGCGTATCCGCCCTCTCCGGTGATCGGCTCTTCGGAACGGCCCCCGACCACCGGCAGACGGAGCGCTCGACCCTGTGCAAGTCGCTGGGCTCCTCGGCGGCGCGACTGGACTGA